The following are encoded together in the Erwinia sp. E602 genome:
- the exoX gene encoding exodeoxyribonuclease X, with translation MLRVIDTETCGLQGGIVEVASVDVVDGQIVNPMSDLILPDRPIGRQAMAIHRITEAMVRGKPTIEQAIGRYHGSAFYVAHNASFDRRMLPEMHGEWICTMTLARALWPGRKYGNQALRESLQLEVSPPPELHAHRALYDCYVTAALLIRIMDYSGWDAAEMLRRMQVKGSVNSLPFGKYRGQKVDDVAKKDPGYCQWMLKNIPDLKPDLRGALLRALSAAD, from the coding sequence TGCAGGGCGGCATTGTCGAAGTGGCCTCGGTGGACGTGGTCGACGGGCAGATCGTTAACCCGATGAGCGACCTGATCCTGCCGGACCGGCCAATTGGCCGCCAGGCGATGGCCATTCACCGCATTACCGAAGCGATGGTGCGCGGCAAGCCGACCATCGAGCAGGCGATCGGCCGTTATCACGGCAGCGCGTTTTACGTTGCGCACAACGCCAGCTTTGACCGGCGGATGCTGCCGGAGATGCACGGAGAGTGGATCTGTACCATGACCCTCGCCCGCGCGCTGTGGCCGGGGCGCAAGTACGGCAACCAGGCGCTGCGCGAGTCGCTGCAGCTGGAGGTGTCACCGCCGCCGGAGCTGCACGCCCACCGGGCGCTGTACGACTGCTACGTCACCGCCGCGCTGCTGATACGCATCATGGACTACAGCGGCTGGGATGCTGCGGAAATGCTGCGCCGCATGCAGGTCAAAGGCTCGGTCAACAGCCTGCCGTTTGGTAAGTATCGCGGGCAGAAGGTTGACGACGTGGCGAAAAAAGATCCGGGATACTGTCAGTGGATGCTGAAAAATATCCCGGACCTGAAGCCCGACCTGCGCGGTGCCCTGCTGCGCGCCTTAAGCGCCGCCGATTAA